One Alkalibaculum bacchi DNA segment encodes these proteins:
- a CDS encoding AtpZ/AtpI family protein: MSRNKKHPLANLALLTHIGISMFVPIIGCFFLGKYLDTVFSTGNILLLIFTILGVLTAFRNLFAIGLESGPKRKDDTYKRIRK, translated from the coding sequence ATGAGTAGAAATAAAAAACATCCTTTGGCAAATCTCGCCTTATTGACTCATATCGGAATATCGATGTTTGTACCTATTATTGGATGCTTCTTCCTAGGTAAGTACTTAGATACGGTGTTTTCAACAGGAAATATACTTTTGCTAATTTTTACGATTTTAGGTGTATTGACAGCTTTTCGAAATTTATTTGCAATTGGATTAGAGTCTGGACCAAAACGAAAGGATGATACCTATAAAAGAATTAGAAAATAG
- the atpD gene encoding F0F1 ATP synthase subunit beta — MAKNIGYITQVIGPVIDVKFEFQNLPKLYNAIKIDNHGKPLIVEVAQHLGDDVVRCIAMDSTDGLKRGDAAEDTGSPITIPVGDTTLGRMVNVLGEPIDGKPPIKSKMKYPIHRPAPSFEEQQTEPEILETGIKVVDLIAPYTKGGKIGLFGGAGVGKTVLIQELINNIAKEHGGLSVFAGVGERTREGNDLYYEMIESGVIEKTALCFGQMNEPPGARMRVGLTGLTMAEYFREEAGQDVLLFIDNIFRFTQAGSEISALLGRMPSAAGYQPTLATEMGALQERITSTSRGSITSVQAVYVPADDLTDPAPATTFAHLDATTVLSRSIAEKGIYPAVDPLDSTSRALDPKVVGEDHYQTAREVQEILQRYKDLQDIIAILGMDELSDEDKIIVSRARKVERFLSQPFHVAEQFTGFEGKYVPISETIRGFQEILQGKHDDLPEAAFLLVGTIEDAVKKAQSMKASK; from the coding sequence GTGGCTAAGAACATTGGATATATTACACAAGTCATCGGCCCAGTCATTGACGTAAAATTTGAATTTCAAAACTTACCCAAGCTATACAATGCCATAAAGATAGATAACCATGGAAAGCCCCTCATCGTTGAAGTAGCGCAGCACTTAGGAGACGATGTAGTAAGATGTATTGCCATGGATTCTACAGATGGCTTAAAAAGAGGAGATGCAGCCGAAGACACAGGTTCGCCTATTACGATACCTGTTGGAGATACTACATTAGGACGAATGGTAAATGTATTAGGAGAGCCAATTGATGGAAAACCTCCTATCAAAAGCAAAATGAAATACCCTATTCATCGCCCTGCACCATCCTTTGAAGAGCAACAAACAGAGCCAGAGATTTTAGAGACTGGTATAAAAGTTGTAGACTTAATCGCACCTTATACTAAGGGAGGTAAGATTGGATTATTCGGTGGAGCAGGTGTAGGTAAGACTGTTTTAATCCAAGAGTTAATCAATAATATAGCGAAAGAACATGGAGGACTCTCTGTTTTTGCTGGAGTAGGTGAGCGAACGAGAGAGGGAAATGACCTCTATTATGAAATGATTGAATCAGGCGTTATCGAGAAAACAGCCTTATGTTTTGGTCAAATGAATGAGCCTCCTGGAGCGAGAATGAGAGTTGGTCTAACAGGACTTACTATGGCAGAGTATTTTAGGGAAGAAGCAGGTCAAGACGTTCTCCTGTTTATCGACAATATATTCCGTTTTACTCAAGCAGGTTCAGAAATTTCTGCTCTTTTAGGAAGAATGCCAAGTGCGGCAGGATATCAGCCTACTTTGGCTACAGAAATGGGCGCATTACAAGAGAGAATCACTTCTACTAGTAGAGGATCCATCACCTCTGTACAGGCAGTATATGTTCCAGCGGATGACTTAACAGACCCGGCTCCAGCGACAACATTTGCGCATCTAGATGCTACAACGGTACTAAGTCGATCTATCGCAGAAAAAGGAATTTATCCAGCTGTAGATCCTCTTGATTCAACATCTAGAGCATTGGATCCTAAAGTTGTAGGTGAAGACCATTATCAAACAGCTAGGGAAGTACAAGAGATACTACAAAGGTACAAGGATCTGCAGGATATTATAGCTATACTAGGTATGGATGAACTGTCTGACGAAGATAAGATTATCGTTAGCCGTGCTAGAAAAGTAGAACGATTCCTGTCACAACCTTTCCATGTAGCAGAGCAATTTACTGGTTTTGAAGGTAAATATGTGCCTATCTCTGAAACGATTAGAGGTTTCCAAGAAATTTTACAAGGAAAACACGACGATCTACCAGAAGCAGCATTCTTACTTGTTGGAACCATTGAAGATGCTGTGAAAAAAGCTCAATCAATGAAAGCATCGAAATGA
- the atpG gene encoding ATP synthase F1 subunit gamma, translating into MADNMRAIKRRIKGVNSTKQITHAMELVASSKLRKAREKAEARRAYFDEMIQTVKELASQQIGKPTSPYLMKGQGKKSLVIVITANRGLAGGYNNNVIKLALSHRENKDDMSFMVIGKKGIEFFKNRDYHVASTFHVNTEEPSYQEARQIGEKVISLFESGEFDEVYIAYTKFISTISQKPQCVRMLPLDKDSLETTNNEKSKSISATMQYEPSEESVLEYIIPKYIMNTIYGAMIEGAASEQGARRIAMESATDNAEEMIEGLTLSYNRARQAQITQEIAEIVAGANSAK; encoded by the coding sequence ATGGCTGATAATATGAGGGCAATTAAAAGGAGAATTAAGGGCGTAAATAGTACAAAGCAAATCACACATGCAATGGAATTAGTTGCATCGTCCAAACTCCGAAAGGCCAGAGAAAAAGCTGAAGCCAGAAGGGCATATTTTGATGAGATGATTCAAACGGTTAAAGAATTAGCTTCTCAACAAATTGGAAAACCGACAAGCCCTTATTTAATGAAAGGTCAAGGTAAGAAATCTCTAGTCATTGTCATTACAGCAAATAGAGGTTTAGCAGGTGGATATAACAATAATGTAATTAAATTAGCCCTTTCCCATAGAGAAAACAAGGATGATATGAGTTTTATGGTTATAGGGAAAAAAGGTATAGAATTTTTCAAAAATAGGGATTACCATGTTGCTTCTACGTTTCATGTAAATACAGAAGAACCTTCCTATCAAGAGGCTAGGCAGATAGGAGAAAAGGTAATTTCTCTATTTGAATCAGGAGAATTCGATGAAGTATATATTGCCTATACAAAATTTATATCTACTATTAGTCAAAAACCTCAATGTGTACGGATGCTGCCTTTAGATAAGGACAGTCTGGAAACAACAAATAATGAAAAAAGTAAGAGTATTTCAGCCACAATGCAATACGAACCTAGCGAAGAAAGTGTACTTGAATATATCATTCCCAAATATATCATGAATACCATTTATGGTGCTATGATAGAGGGAGCCGCAAGCGAACAAGGAGCAAGAAGAATTGCAATGGAATCAGCTACAGACAATGCGGAAGAAATGATTGAAGGGCTAACCTTGAGTTATAATAGAGCAAGGCAAGCACAGATTACACAAGAAATCGCTGAAATCGTTGCAGGGGCAAATTCTGCAAAATAA
- the atpC gene encoding ATP synthase F1 subunit epsilon, which produces MAFNLQIIAVDRVFFEGEVGKIILKGTEGELAVLPHHTPLTTTLAEGEIKIFLEDKTKKSASLMGGFVKIGKDKTVILTEAAEWPGEIDVDRALAAKERAEKMLKDSNANQARAMAALRRALVRLDLTEK; this is translated from the coding sequence ATGGCATTTAACTTACAAATCATTGCGGTAGATCGAGTTTTTTTTGAAGGGGAAGTAGGCAAAATCATCCTAAAAGGTACTGAAGGAGAATTGGCTGTATTACCCCACCACACCCCTCTAACTACAACCCTAGCGGAAGGTGAAATAAAAATATTTCTTGAGGATAAAACAAAAAAAAGTGCAAGCTTAATGGGCGGATTTGTAAAAATCGGAAAAGATAAAACTGTGATTTTAACTGAAGCAGCAGAATGGCCTGGTGAGATTGACGTAGACAGGGCATTAGCTGCAAAGGAAAGAGCAGAGAAAATGCTAAAAGATTCTAATGCAAATCAAGCTAGAGCAATGGCTGCCTTAAGAAGAGCTCTCGTACGATTAGATTTAACGGAAAAGTAA
- a CDS encoding methylenetetrahydrofolate reductase, translating to MRLTELFERGEFVVTAEVGPPKGINIDHLIDEVNTYLKDRVTAVNVTDNQSSVMRLGSLATCKAFKDEGIPPIFQVTCRDRNRIALQSDILSAAMLGIDNLLLLTGDHTTLGDHPQSKPVFDLDSVSLIHAVKQLESGVDLAGNELVGEPPKFAKGAVVSPCSDSVDVQLAKMEAKVKAGADYFQTQAVYEPEKFIEFMEKAKQFGVPVMLGVVIPKSVGMVKFMNANVAGIHVPDHLIEELKKDKEKTKAGITGVEITARIIKECKDYCDGLHIMALGWESKVPDILTLAGL from the coding sequence ATGAGACTTACTGAGTTATTTGAACGTGGCGAGTTTGTAGTTACTGCAGAAGTTGGTCCTCCAAAGGGGATTAATATAGACCATTTAATTGATGAAGTAAATACCTATTTAAAAGATAGAGTAACAGCAGTTAATGTTACAGATAATCAATCATCTGTAATGAGACTAGGCTCTTTAGCAACATGTAAAGCATTTAAAGATGAAGGTATACCACCAATATTCCAAGTTACTTGTAGAGACCGAAATCGTATCGCGTTACAATCCGATATCTTAAGTGCAGCAATGCTAGGCATTGATAATTTACTGCTTTTAACAGGTGACCACACTACACTTGGAGACCACCCACAATCAAAACCTGTTTTTGATTTAGATTCTGTATCTTTAATTCATGCAGTAAAACAACTTGAATCAGGCGTAGACCTTGCTGGAAATGAGCTTGTTGGAGAACCTCCTAAATTTGCTAAAGGAGCTGTTGTTTCACCTTGTAGTGATTCTGTTGATGTTCAACTGGCAAAAATGGAAGCAAAAGTTAAAGCGGGTGCAGATTACTTCCAAACACAAGCAGTTTACGAACCTGAAAAATTCATTGAGTTTATGGAAAAAGCGAAACAATTTGGCGTACCAGTTATGCTAGGTGTAGTTATTCCTAAGAGCGTAGGAATGGTAAAATTCATGAACGCAAATGTAGCTGGTATACACGTTCCAGATCATTTGATTGAAGAACTTAAAAAAGATAAAGAAAAGACAAAAGCTGGTATTACTGGCGTAGAAATCACTGCACGTATTATTAAAGAATGTAAAGATTATTGCGATGGTTTACATATCATGGCATTAGGCTGGGAATCTAAAGTTCCAGATATCCTTACATTAGCTGGACTTTAA
- a CDS encoding ATP synthase subunit I: MIPIKELENRTIIKRSVIIGVCLGIISFFLMDNGATFVRGIAFGLIFSLLSFRLLELTLKKSIKMHPVGATKYIISQYCIRYLLTGVVVYISLTNPKINIVGTIIGLFILKIVIVLSSIVSKKKEVKEVNNVEGGDIFGRRS; encoded by the coding sequence ATGATACCTATAAAAGAATTAGAAAATAGAACTATCATAAAAAGATCTGTAATTATAGGAGTTTGTCTAGGGATTATTTCTTTTTTTTTAATGGATAATGGAGCTACTTTTGTTAGAGGAATTGCTTTTGGTCTGATTTTTAGTTTATTAAGTTTTCGTTTATTAGAATTAACCCTTAAAAAGTCTATTAAAATGCATCCTGTAGGGGCGACAAAATATATAATTTCTCAATATTGTATAAGGTATCTTTTAACTGGAGTGGTTGTTTACATATCTCTGACCAATCCAAAAATCAATATAGTAGGAACAATAATTGGATTATTCATATTAAAAATAGTTATAGTTTTATCCAGTATTGTTTCAAAAAAGAAAGAAGTTAAAGAAGTTAATAATGTAGAAGGAGGTGATATATTTGGCAGAAGGTCCTAA
- the atpH gene encoding ATP synthase F1 subunit delta yields MSLGSRRYATALLEIAKENNILDEMYQELEMVVGELTKEKKMWQLMTSAQVQKEEKEEILQKIFEKRIHNFLYSFLMVLLKKNRFFELELIFLAFKESYLSEKNILEASVLSAIKLTDEHMQKVQEQLEKRTRKKVIIKNIIEESILGGLVIYIGEQVIDGSVRNQLNVLRSNLQNIGLEETEVIK; encoded by the coding sequence GTGAGTTTAGGAAGCAGAAGATACGCTACGGCACTTCTAGAAATCGCTAAAGAAAACAATATATTAGATGAAATGTACCAAGAACTTGAAATGGTAGTCGGAGAGTTGACAAAGGAAAAGAAAATGTGGCAGCTTATGACGAGTGCTCAAGTTCAAAAGGAAGAGAAAGAGGAAATTCTTCAAAAAATATTTGAAAAAAGGATCCATAATTTCTTATATAGTTTTCTAATGGTTTTACTTAAAAAGAATCGATTCTTTGAATTAGAACTTATATTTTTAGCCTTTAAAGAAAGTTATTTAAGTGAAAAAAACATCTTGGAAGCCTCTGTTCTTTCGGCTATTAAACTTACAGACGAGCATATGCAAAAAGTTCAAGAACAGCTTGAAAAGAGAACGAGAAAAAAGGTAATAATTAAAAATATTATTGAAGAATCTATCCTTGGTGGTTTGGTCATCTATATAGGGGAACAAGTTATTGACGGAAGTGTACGTAATCAGTTGAATGTATTACGAAGCAATTTGCAGAATATTGGATTAGAAGAAACAGAGGTGATTAAGTGA
- the atpB gene encoding F0F1 ATP synthase subunit A, which yields MAEGPKIYAEILGIQITTSTINMWMVMAVIIILCVVSTRNLKTVPGKMQTISELIVTTMNNMVESTMGKKNMSFTPYMLTLIVYLAFANTVGLIGMRPPTADLNMTLALSILTFILTQFFAIKSKGIGTYLKGYIEPFPFLLPMNIMGELANPISLGFRLFGNLLGGTIIMGLLYTGLMNLIKLPLVIPIVAHAYFDIFSGLLQSFIFVMLSMVFIAMAMD from the coding sequence TTGGCAGAAGGTCCTAAGATTTATGCTGAAATACTTGGCATTCAGATTACTACGTCTACCATAAATATGTGGATGGTTATGGCTGTAATTATTATATTATGCGTAGTATCTACTCGAAATTTGAAGACAGTACCAGGAAAAATGCAAACCATTTCAGAGTTAATCGTCACTACCATGAATAATATGGTGGAATCTACTATGGGAAAAAAGAATATGAGTTTTACTCCTTATATGCTTACTCTTATAGTATACCTAGCTTTTGCAAATACCGTAGGGCTGATTGGTATGAGACCACCTACCGCAGATTTGAACATGACACTAGCACTATCCATACTAACCTTTATTTTGACACAGTTTTTTGCTATTAAGTCAAAGGGAATAGGTACTTATTTAAAGGGCTACATAGAGCCGTTTCCTTTTCTTCTCCCTATGAATATTATGGGAGAATTAGCAAATCCCATATCTTTAGGTTTCCGTCTATTTGGTAACTTGCTTGGTGGAACCATTATTATGGGTTTGCTCTATACAGGATTAATGAATTTAATAAAACTTCCTTTAGTGATCCCAATTGTAGCTCATGCCTACTTTGACATCTTCTCGGGATTATTGCAGAGTTTTATCTTTGTTATGCTATCCATGGTATTTATTGCTATGGCCATGGATTAA
- the atpF gene encoding F0F1 ATP synthase subunit B, translating to MENASLVTANVKMIIFNMLNFLILFFIVKHFFYEKINGFIQKRSDDVSLEMKNAQALKAEAEGYKAEYSAKLAKAEERSKEIIEEAINTAKDRKSEIIEEANKEAMKIQERAKAEINLEKKKALEEVRGNIVDLTMYATEKVIKESLHKAKHEQLILDSIKKVGEVK from the coding sequence TTGGAAAACGCAAGTTTGGTTACCGCTAATGTAAAAATGATCATATTTAATATGCTTAACTTTCTTATATTGTTCTTTATTGTAAAGCATTTTTTCTATGAAAAAATAAATGGTTTTATTCAGAAGCGATCTGATGACGTGTCTTTAGAAATGAAGAATGCACAAGCATTAAAAGCAGAAGCAGAAGGATATAAGGCAGAATACTCTGCTAAATTAGCCAAAGCTGAAGAGCGCTCAAAGGAAATCATTGAGGAAGCGATCAATACAGCGAAAGATAGAAAAAGTGAAATCATTGAAGAAGCAAATAAAGAAGCAATGAAAATTCAAGAGCGTGCAAAAGCTGAAATCAATTTAGAAAAGAAAAAGGCTTTAGAAGAGGTCAGAGGAAATATTGTTGACTTAACAATGTATGCTACAGAAAAAGTTATAAAAGAAAGTTTACACAAAGCAAAACACGAACAATTAATCTTGGATTCCATCAAAAAAGTTGGTGAAGTCAAGTGA
- the atpE gene encoding ATP synthase F0 subunit C: MITGIEIIKACSALGAGLAMIAGLGPGIGQGFAAGKGAEAVGRQPDAAGEITRTMLLGQAVAETTGIYALVIALILIFANPFI; encoded by the coding sequence ATGATAACAGGAATAGAAATAATTAAAGCGTGTTCAGCATTAGGTGCAGGATTAGCTATGATCGCAGGTTTAGGACCTGGTATTGGTCAAGGTTTTGCGGCAGGAAAAGGTGCAGAAGCAGTAGGTCGTCAACCAGATGCAGCAGGAGAAATTACAAGAACCATGCTATTAGGTCAAGCGGTTGCAGAGACAACAGGGATTTATGCTTTAGTTATTGCATTGATTCTTATATTTGCAAATCCATTTATTTAA
- a CDS encoding DMT family transporter: MGGYNKKVYISVAVYTLIVGLSFMFLKIALESADPIDLLAYRFSAAFIGLFIAYGFRWIKVEFSKERMIKIIPISLFYPLGFFSLQAFALQYISSAEGGILLAASPIFTLILATYFLKERTTIFQKFSILISVIGVMYIAINKGINLEFNNLRGTVLMLLAALSTSSYSVMARKMRKDFSHLEISSIMILIGFIAFNVLSAGKHITNGTLSDFFVPLSNLSFIISIMYLGVLSSLGTSIMNNYILSKIEASKMGVFANLSTIITTIAGAVFLKETIVYYHIIGSVLIIGGVLGVHFSDKK, from the coding sequence ATGGGAGGTTATAATAAAAAAGTATATATATCAGTAGCCGTGTATACATTGATTGTCGGTTTATCATTTATGTTCTTAAAAATTGCTTTAGAGTCAGCAGATCCAATTGATTTATTAGCATATCGATTTTCAGCTGCATTTATAGGTCTTTTCATTGCGTATGGATTTAGATGGATTAAGGTTGAATTTAGCAAAGAAAGAATGATAAAAATCATCCCCATATCTCTATTTTATCCTTTGGGCTTTTTTTCGTTGCAAGCATTTGCTCTTCAATATATTTCTTCCGCAGAAGGAGGCATTTTACTAGCTGCATCTCCTATATTTACATTGATTCTAGCAACTTACTTTTTAAAAGAGAGGACGACGATTTTTCAGAAGTTTTCAATTTTAATATCTGTAATAGGTGTAATGTATATAGCAATAAATAAGGGGATTAATCTAGAATTTAATAATTTAAGGGGCACAGTTTTAATGCTATTAGCAGCTTTATCTACATCTAGCTATAGCGTTATGGCAAGAAAGATGAGGAAGGACTTTAGCCATCTTGAAATAAGCTCTATTATGATTTTAATTGGTTTTATTGCTTTTAATGTGTTGTCTGCAGGTAAACATATCACGAATGGTACATTAAGTGACTTTTTCGTACCTTTATCAAATCTTAGTTTTATAATATCTATAATGTATTTAGGTGTACTTTCTTCTTTAGGAACATCCATTATGAACAACTATATTTTATCTAAAATAGAAGCCTCTAAAATGGGCGTTTTCGCTAATTTATCTACGATTATTACAACCATTGCAGGAGCAGTGTTCTTAAAAGAAACAATTGTATATTATCACATAATAGGCTCCGTTCTTATTATAGGAGGGGTCTTAGGAGTTCATTTTTCAGATAAAAAATAG
- a CDS encoding MASE3 domain-containing sensor histidine kinase produces the protein MLADIKKNFLQNYRIIVVLVGLLYLSTINFDLFQYVVEIMGIAIGVMIVAIFHNSKQCNLHNNQFGILGIGYISIILFNFLHMITKKNMPFFDINSNNLFLQFYIVAKYMNVITLLLFVTNYPKKLNIKVVRAIYFSISILLLLSILHWSNYPVVYIDGVRSASFKKASEFLISVGLICAVMILVKKKDQLHPNTFTYLLYCLIFMLFTSIPFTLFKETGEDVTVIGHLFQTVSFYCIYKAIVQINMKIPLKKLQESREKYENLVQLLPEAIFVYSKGKIVLANPVGLSILGLTSQEELEESCLWDYIEVKEESIIGGTDYKNQEADLIQKDGTKLNVLITTTPYDVDSTLIILQDVSEYKKAERMKLELEIQQEKLKTTLEYEELKTSFYINMSHEFKTPINIILGVIQLLQSENPPEEWDKYLNVAKQNSYRLWRLIDNLMDVSKINAKAYEVVIAENNIVQIVEDMVLSVAEYMNRNACGNQISITFDTDVEEKIIPFDPDLIERILLNLLSNAIKFSKKNGNVLVDIQDGEEYITIIVEDDGIGIPEDQIASIFRCFAKVDDSLTRRCEGSGIGLSIVHAFVKMQGGKIEVYSKPNCGSKFIIQLPIGKQEKNDNEVKVLPIRSELIPIEFSDIYSLTSNF, from the coding sequence ATGCTTGCAGATATTAAAAAAAACTTTTTACAAAATTATAGAATTATTGTAGTACTTGTTGGGTTATTATACCTTAGTACAATTAATTTTGATCTCTTTCAGTATGTAGTCGAAATCATGGGAATCGCCATAGGCGTTATGATTGTTGCTATATTTCATAATTCTAAACAGTGCAATCTACATAATAATCAGTTTGGAATACTAGGTATTGGATACATTTCTATTATTTTATTTAATTTCTTACATATGATTACAAAGAAGAATATGCCTTTTTTTGATATAAATTCTAATAATCTCTTTCTACAATTTTATATAGTTGCTAAATACATGAATGTCATTACATTGTTATTATTCGTGACGAACTATCCTAAAAAACTGAATATAAAGGTGGTACGCGCTATTTATTTTTCCATTTCTATTTTGTTGCTTCTGTCTATATTGCACTGGTCAAACTACCCAGTTGTTTATATTGATGGGGTTCGTTCGGCAAGTTTTAAAAAAGCTAGCGAATTTCTTATTAGTGTTGGTTTAATTTGTGCGGTGATGATTTTGGTAAAAAAGAAAGATCAACTTCATCCAAATACTTTTACGTACTTACTCTACTGTTTGATATTTATGCTTTTCACAAGTATACCTTTTACCCTATTCAAAGAAACTGGAGAAGATGTGACCGTAATTGGTCACTTGTTTCAAACAGTTTCTTTTTATTGTATTTATAAAGCTATTGTACAAATAAATATGAAGATTCCTCTTAAAAAACTTCAAGAAAGCAGAGAAAAATATGAGAATCTCGTCCAATTATTGCCAGAAGCAATATTTGTATATTCCAAGGGAAAAATCGTGCTAGCGAACCCTGTTGGATTGAGCATATTAGGTTTGACGAGCCAGGAAGAATTAGAAGAAAGTTGTTTGTGGGACTATATCGAAGTAAAAGAAGAGTCAATTATCGGAGGTACAGATTACAAGAATCAAGAAGCAGACTTGATACAAAAGGACGGAACAAAACTAAATGTATTGATTACGACCACTCCCTACGATGTAGATAGTACCTTAATCATCTTACAAGATGTATCAGAATATAAAAAGGCAGAGCGCATGAAATTAGAATTAGAAATCCAGCAAGAGAAACTAAAAACAACTTTAGAATACGAAGAGCTAAAAACAAGTTTTTATATAAATATGTCTCATGAATTTAAAACTCCCATAAATATTATATTAGGCGTCATACAGTTATTGCAGTCAGAAAATCCACCAGAAGAATGGGACAAGTATTTAAATGTTGCAAAGCAAAATAGCTATCGCCTATGGCGACTTATAGATAATCTTATGGATGTTTCAAAAATCAATGCCAAAGCTTATGAGGTGGTAATAGCTGAAAACAATATCGTGCAAATAGTAGAAGATATGGTGCTGTCTGTGGCAGAATATATGAACCGTAATGCCTGTGGCAATCAGATATCAATTACTTTTGATACAGATGTAGAAGAAAAAATCATACCATTTGATCCTGATCTTATCGAAAGGATATTATTAAATTTACTTTCAAATGCAATAAAGTTCTCAAAGAAAAATGGAAATGTACTGGTAGATATTCAAGATGGGGAAGAATACATTACCATAATTGTAGAAGATGATGGAATAGGTATTCCAGAAGATCAAATAGCATCTATATTTAGATGTTTCGCTAAAGTAGATGACTCCTTAACAAGAAGATGTGAAGGCAGTGGCATAGGCTTATCTATTGTACACGCTTTTGTAAAGATGCAAGGAGGCAAGATAGAAGTATATAGTAAACCAAATTGTGGGAGCAAGTTTATCATACAATTGCCAATAGGGAAACAAGAGAAAAATGACAATGAAGTAAAAGTATTGCCTATTCGCTCAGAATTGATTCCTATAGAGTTTTCGGATATTTATTCGTTGACGTCGAATTTTTGA
- the atpA gene encoding F0F1 ATP synthase subunit alpha, with protein MNLRAAEISKIIKEQILQYEQKLEVRDIGTVLQVGDGIARVHGIDNAMAGELLEFPNEVYGMALNLEEDNIGCVLLGDDSSIVEGDIVKSTGKIVEVPVGEELIGRVVNSLGQAIDGKGTIHTNKSRPIEVKASGVIERESVSQPLQTGYKAIDSMIPIGRGQRELIIGDRQTGKSAIAIDTIINQKEEDVICIYVAIGQKASTVAQVVGKLEEHGAMDYSIVVAATASELSPLQYIAPYSGVTIAEYFMEKGKDVLIVYDDLSKHAVAYRTMSLLLKRSPGREAYPGDVFYLHSRLLERAAKLKAGGSITALPIIETQAGDISAYIPTNVISITDGQIFLESELFFAGVRPAVNPGISVSRVGGAAQIKAMKKLTGPLRIEYAQYKELAAFAQFGSDLDEGTKAQLEKGERIVELLKQDQYSPMKVEHQAIVIYAVTNDYTKDIPLDQFKEFEKQLIGFADRQYRELLQSIKEGQGLTDEMNSQIGEMIQKFKQGFKGI; from the coding sequence GTGAATCTTAGGGCTGCAGAAATCAGTAAAATTATAAAAGAGCAAATACTGCAATACGAGCAAAAGCTAGAGGTAAGAGATATTGGTACTGTTCTTCAGGTAGGAGATGGAATCGCCCGAGTACATGGCATAGACAACGCCATGGCTGGTGAGCTGCTTGAGTTTCCTAATGAGGTTTATGGCATGGCCCTAAACTTAGAAGAAGATAATATTGGTTGCGTTCTTTTAGGGGACGATAGCAGTATTGTTGAGGGAGATATCGTAAAGAGCACGGGTAAAATTGTAGAGGTACCAGTAGGAGAGGAACTTATCGGACGTGTTGTCAATTCATTGGGACAAGCCATCGATGGAAAGGGCACGATACATACCAATAAGTCACGACCTATTGAAGTAAAAGCTTCTGGCGTTATTGAGAGAGAATCCGTCTCGCAACCACTGCAAACGGGATATAAAGCTATCGACTCTATGATTCCTATTGGAAGAGGTCAAAGGGAATTAATTATCGGTGATAGACAGACAGGAAAGAGTGCTATCGCTATTGATACAATTATCAATCAAAAGGAAGAAGATGTTATTTGTATCTACGTAGCTATTGGTCAAAAAGCTTCTACAGTAGCTCAAGTTGTAGGAAAGCTTGAAGAACACGGCGCAATGGATTATAGCATCGTAGTAGCAGCAACTGCTAGTGAATTATCTCCACTTCAATACATTGCACCTTATAGTGGCGTAACGATTGCTGAGTATTTTATGGAAAAGGGAAAAGACGTACTTATTGTCTACGATGATTTATCAAAACATGCAGTAGCTTATCGTACCATGTCTTTATTATTAAAACGATCACCAGGAAGAGAAGCCTATCCAGGGGACGTATTCTATCTGCATTCTAGATTATTAGAACGTGCGGCAAAACTTAAGGCTGGCGGATCTATTACGGCTCTTCCTATTATAGAAACACAAGCAGGAGATATTTCGGCGTATATTCCTACTAATGTTATTTCAATTACAGATGGTCAAATATTTTTAGAGTCTGAACTGTTTTTTGCAGGAGTCAGACCAGCGGTTAATCCAGGAATTTCGGTATCTCGAGTAGGTGGAGCAGCTCAGATAAAAGCAATGAAAAAGTTAACAGGACCTCTCAGAATTGAATACGCCCAGTATAAAGAATTAGCAGCTTTTGCCCAATTCGGATCCGACTTAGATGAAGGTACGAAAGCTCAGCTCGAAAAAGGGGAACGTATCGTAGAACTCTTAAAGCAAGATCAATACTCTCCTATGAAGGTTGAGCACCAAGCTATCGTCATTTACGCTGTTACCAATGACTATACAAAAGACATTCCTTTAGATCAATTCAAGGAATTTGAAAAGCAGCTTATTGGTTTTGCAGATAGACAATATCGTGAACTCCTTCAAAGCATTAAAGAGGGTCAAGGTCTTACAGATGAAATGAACTCACAAATTGGTGAGATGATTCAGAAATTTAAACAAGGCTTTAAGGGGATCTAA